The window CGCCTCCGGTTCCGGCTCCGATTCGGGCTTCGAGTTCTCGAAGGGCTACTACGCCCGCATCGAAGACAATCGCCTCTACGGCCGGCTCTTTCGCCTGTTCTACGAACCCCTGCTACGCGCGCTCGCGACCGACAGCCACGCGCCGATCCTCGAGTACCTGCGGTCGTTCCGGTACGCGCTGGCCGGCGAGTTCGCCATGACCGCCGCGCTCGCCCGGCGGCTCCGCGCGCCCCGCGCCTGGGGCCTCGAGGTCGGCACGCTCGGGGACGCGTTCGCCTACGCCGGCTTCGAGGGGACTGCGCAGGTCGACCTGGGCCGGCACGTCCACGACCACCGCGCGGTCGCCGGCGACGCCGGCCTCGAGGGGATGAGCCGCGAAGTCGCCGCGGAGTTGCTGCGCGTTCTCGAGGAGGGCGGCGTCGAGCCCGAATACGGGACGCTGCGAGAGCGATACCGCACCGCCGGCGAGGAACTGATCGAGCAGTACCGCGTCGACGCCGAATTCAACGCCCTCGAGTACGATCCGGCCGGCGAACGCGAGCAGATCGCCCGCTACGCCGAGTCGATCGCGCCGCCGGGGCCGGACCGCCGGCTCCCCCGCTGGACGGAAGCGCCGTTCGAACCGGCTGCGGTCGTCGACGCTGCTCGGCCGTGGGCCGACACCGAGACCGACGGCGAATCCCGGAGCGGGCGGCGACTCGACTCTCGCGCACAAGACTAATCCGGGACTCGCCCGTGTAGCCGCGTATGGACGCGACGGCCGACGAACTGGCTGGCGTGGTCGACCTCTTCGGCGGGTTGACCCGAGCGGAACTCGAGCGCGCGCTCTCGGAGGCCGCCTACCGAGCGGACGGGCAATCCGTCGACGAGG is drawn from Halopiger aswanensis and contains these coding sequences:
- a CDS encoding glycosyltransferase family protein, with the translated sequence MEYVQERIATLHEFGDAGAPGSEAETGAEASTASGGTARCAFGDALEAGLRETAVVVPMTDREHENPAAERVLSELETLEPAPAAVFVPVRADADRIEPFREWLESFSLPIRVLWCNAPAVDELLDDAGLGGEFGKGRDVWLALGAAAAAGEYVVVHDADARSYEGDHVRRLLAPLTMDSSASASGSGSDSGFEFSKGYYARIEDNRLYGRLFRLFYEPLLRALATDSHAPILEYLRSFRYALAGEFAMTAALARRLRAPRAWGLEVGTLGDAFAYAGFEGTAQVDLGRHVHDHRAVAGDAGLEGMSREVAAELLRVLEEGGVEPEYGTLRERYRTAGEELIEQYRVDAEFNALEYDPAGEREQIARYAESIAPPGPDRRLPRWTEAPFEPAAVVDAARPWADTETDGESRSGRRLDSRAQD